One genomic segment of [Pasteurella] aerogenes includes these proteins:
- the fnr gene encoding anaerobic regulatory protein — MNILTCETRVGRRVQSGGCAIHCQDCSISQLCIPFTLNEHELDQLDNIIERKKPIQKSQVLFKAGDTLNSIYAIRSGTIKSYTISETGEEQITSFHLPGDLVGFDAIMNMQHPSFAQALETAMVCEIPFDILDDLSGKMPKLRQQIMRLMSNEIKTDQEMILLLSKMNAEERLAAFIQNLSRRYSARGFSAREFRLTMTRGDIGNYLGLTVETISRLLGRFQKIGLLSVQGKYITINDMQGLSDIAGATKTGIKPIE; from the coding sequence ATGAATATTTTAACGTGTGAAACTCGTGTTGGTCGCCGGGTTCAATCCGGAGGTTGTGCAATTCACTGCCAAGATTGCAGTATTAGTCAACTTTGTATTCCATTTACATTGAATGAACATGAATTAGATCAACTCGATAATATTATCGAACGCAAAAAACCTATTCAAAAGTCTCAAGTCTTATTTAAAGCCGGTGATACCTTAAATTCAATTTATGCTATTCGTTCCGGTACAATAAAATCCTATACCATCAGTGAAACTGGAGAAGAACAAATTACCTCTTTTCATTTGCCCGGCGATTTAGTGGGTTTTGATGCTATTATGAATATGCAACATCCAAGTTTTGCCCAAGCCTTAGAAACTGCTATGGTATGTGAAATTCCCTTCGATATTTTAGATGATTTATCCGGCAAAATGCCCAAATTACGCCAGCAAATTATGCGTTTAATGAGCAATGAAATTAAAACCGATCAAGAAATGATTTTGTTGTTATCTAAAATGAATGCCGAAGAACGTTTAGCGGCATTTATTCAAAATCTGTCCCGTCGCTACTCTGCGCGCGGATTTTCCGCTAGAGAATTCCGCCTTACGATGACCCGTGGCGATATTGGTAATTATTTGGGTTTAACCGTTGAAACCATCAGTCGTTTATTAGGACGCTTCCAAAAAATCGGACTTTTATCCGTACAAGGAAAATATATTACCATCAACGATATGCAAGGTTTATCCGATATTGCTGGTGCCACTAAAACCGGCATTAAACCTATTGAATAA
- the uspE gene encoding universal stress protein E, protein MKFTNILVVLNPENEKQYALARAVRLVKEQKSDIKVKITTFMSVYDLSYEMSAILSSEERENMHQGVIEQRQKAVQPYLTKYYDPSIEFDSVVVWNSNEAEAIAAEVEKTHYDLVVKYTQAEESLAALLFTPMDWQLLRKCPVPIMIVKDGDWKHQRRILVAVNVSDEEEHHDSFNQELVSLGIDLADSLERGNVHLVTAYPPTPINMAIDLPEFNTAEYNNSVRGQHLLNMKALRQKFSIDEDHTHVREGFPEDVIPQVADELGAELVVLGTIGRTGLSAAFLGNTAEHVISKLNCNLLAIKPSNK, encoded by the coding sequence ATGAAGTTTACCAACATACTCGTTGTTCTCAATCCTGAAAATGAAAAACAATATGCACTGGCTCGTGCAGTCCGTTTGGTTAAAGAGCAAAAAAGCGATATTAAAGTTAAAATTACCACTTTTATGTCGGTGTATGACTTGTCCTATGAAATGTCGGCAATTTTGTCTTCTGAAGAACGGGAAAATATGCATCAAGGGGTTATTGAGCAACGCCAAAAAGCAGTTCAACCTTATTTAACCAAATATTACGATCCGAGCATTGAATTTGATTCCGTTGTTGTTTGGAACAGCAATGAAGCGGAAGCTATCGCCGCCGAAGTCGAAAAAACACATTATGATTTGGTGGTCAAATATACCCAAGCCGAAGAAAGCCTCGCTGCATTATTGTTCACACCGATGGACTGGCAATTATTACGCAAATGTCCGGTACCGATTATGATTGTAAAAGATGGCGATTGGAAACATCAACGTCGTATTTTAGTGGCGGTGAATGTGTCGGACGAAGAAGAACATCATGACAGTTTTAACCAAGAATTAGTGTCTCTCGGCATTGATTTAGCGGATAGTTTGGAGCGCGGCAATGTGCATTTAGTCACAGCCTACCCGCCTACACCAATTAATATGGCAATTGATTTACCGGAATTTAATACAGCCGAATACAACAATAGCGTGCGCGGACAACATTTATTAAACATGAAAGCCTTGCGCCAAAAATTTAGTATTGATGAAGATCATACGCATGTAAGAGAAGGTTTTCCGGAAGATGTCATCCCACAAGTGGCTGATGAATTGGGTGCGGAATTGGTGGTTTTAGGTACGATTGGGCGTACCGGCTTATCTGCCGCGTTCCTTGGTAATACCGCAGAACACGTTATCAGCAAATTAAATTGCAATTTATTGGCAATTAAACCTAGCAATAAATAA